GAACTGGACTAAATAATATGACTGTTTTCAAATTGGCTTGGTTGGCTTAAGGTGGATAACATTTGTACTGCGTTTGGTATATGTTGGACTAGTACTagattttttgaatttttgaatttttgaattttaaaaaatatatcaaagtgactttttatttttttattttttacttttcttctctctctccccgcaTCATAacactttcttcttcctcccacttgcttcttcttctccatcctcctcctcctattcttcttctccatcccATCTCCTTCGCCTCTTCTTCtaattctattttttctccttgtttttttttttcgaatttttttctctttgcttCTTCTCAATCTACTTCGTCTTCTACTTCTCCCTTTGCTTGCGCTATCGTCGTCGTTTCACAGTCTCCATCAGGGATGGACCCAGGAATTTTATGTCGTAGGGTCATAGTGTAAAAGTTCAAGGCTTGGTGGGGAAGAGGGTTAAAGGTTTGTGGGGGGTGGAGATTAGGGATTTAGGTTTGAGGGTTTAGAAAATAGGTGTTTTGGAGATGAAAATTCGGGAGGAAAAAGCTGGGCAGAGGCTACAATatgttatgtatttttttttaaaacacctGGACCAAAACGACGTTGTTTTGGCCaggtcttttaaaaaaaaattcggtGGTCCAAAACTACGGCGTTTTGGcggagttttaaaaaaaatacgcccgtctggtccaaaacgacgccgttttggccagcgcgtttttaaaaaaaataagtcgGGCTGGTCCTAAATgacgccgttttggccagcCTGACCGTTTTGGCCAGCTTCTTTCAAACAGAAAACAGCTTTcctgttcatcttcttcttcctctgtcTGCAACTCCTCTCTCTCATGGGGTCACACCCCAATTCAAAGGGACCTTCTACCTTGCTTTCATGGAGTCCATGGGGTTGTTTGACCCCATTGACCCCACTGTGGGTCCGTCCCTGGTCTCCATCGTTGCACTGCCGCTATCGTTCACAATCCATAGTTCAAGCTGCGAAGTCATTGTCTCTCATCGGTGCTTGTCGAAACTGATTGGAATTGGCTGCGTGTGCCTTTGACAGTTGGGGATTGGATCAGTTGCAGGCGCTGGGATGGTAGGTGGTTATGGATGTCGCTTGGGTGGTCGGAGGTTGTGGCTAGCACTTGGGTGGTTGCAGGCGCTTTGATTGTTGCAGGCGCTTGGGTCTCGGGACTGTCTAGTCCGTCCTTTCCAAGCAGGTCTCACTAGGAACACCTAAGgaggtgtttttggtgggccCAGTATAAACAGTTCCACTTAAAATTAGAACCAAGTGAAAACAAACATAGGATAAAAATTTGTCTAATCCAATCCAAGCTAAGAAGGTGTAACAAACAAGCCCTTGGTGTTTTCCTAGGCCTCCCTTGTTGCTTATTTGGAGTTTATTGGGCTTCTTGGCTATCTCTGTTTTTTCTGTAGCCTGTGGGCTCTTAGGAAGTATTTCTAGGCCCAAAAAGCAATTTGTTTTCTCCTCTTTTCTTTAAAGaacgaaaaaacaaaaaacaaaacaagaggaGAAAATAGAGGGTGTGCAAAAGAGCATAACTTCCATATTatacattatttttttctttttgctgtCGAAGAAAAACAGTTTACAAACAATTATACAAAAAGAATTACTTCTAACTACAATCAATGGATTACAATGAGTGGCTTGAGCAAACCACCGCCACACCCCAAACCacaccccccctcccccccttttctttcttcactcAAACTTCAGGATACAAACTTAAAAGGggaaatataaattcaaaccaaaacaaTGGACAAAATATACAGCATAGtttgaaatataattaaattgcCCTCCTTGGCAAAGTTGGGCAATAGTGATCAGCAACATATTCTCAGATAGCCATCTTCTGTACCCACAAGAAACAATCTTGAGAAGGGTAAAATACTTATGCTtgacaaaactgaaaagtTTCTTGCTCCATGATCAGCCATGTAGAGTTTTTGGCATGTAACAGCCTGCTGCCCATCCTGCCAAATGGTTTTCATGTCATGCAAATTAGATATGTGCTTAACAAGAAATGGTGATAAAGTGCAGTGTTGTTTACCTCATCACCAGATTTGGATAAAGAAGAAAGTCCAATTTTATTTCTGGCAATCGAAATAATATCTTGGCCCCACACAGAAAACGAAGATATGCCATCCGTATGACCCTTAAGAATTGTGGGCTGAGATGGCCAATTCCTGCATAAGGAGTTAAGTTTAACGAGAGCTTGATAGTGCAATATCATTTCCATGATgctagaaaataaataaataaataaaaagtactGGATCAATTTAATGCAACACAATTGGGGCTCCGATCCTCATGAACGTCTAAAACTCACATAGCATATAAGTAAACACAGGGAAACCCAGGGAGATTGCTCCATCCAAATTATTTGAAAGTTATCATTAAATAATGTCTGAAATTACCTTCTCAAGTCCCAAATTCTTAAAGTCCTGTCAAGAGAGCTGGACACAAGTAAATGGTCCTCTGGTGCAGCCAACTACATGAGTAAATGGTAAATTAGTGAAATTAAACTAAAGTGAGGCTTTTCTCAAACTTTTTTGAAATACCTTTGTCACGTATCCATCATGAGCCTTCCAAGAGGCAATAACATTGCCACTCCTTGCATCAAATAACCTACAATGACCAGAACTCAATCCAGCTGCAATCCAAGATGGTGAAGATGCTCCATCTGGTTGCATTTTGTCAGACCCACAGGAGCATATGGTAGAAACAAGGGAAGGATAACCAGACTCCGTAGAATCCCCCCTCCAAAGGTGAAGCTTTTGTCCTCGGACAACGTCAATGAACCTGTAAGATTGAGAAAACATTAAAACCTGAAACTGCATGAAACGTTTCCTGGTCTATATCAGCTTGTAATGGGATATCTGTGCAACACTATGTATTTACCTGAGAGAACCATTTCCAGTGCCAACTACAAGCTTTTCACCAAATTCTGTCTGATGCATACAAGTATACAAGCTACCATCAAATGCGCCGGTCAGTATTCCACCGGACAGTGTATTGGAATTGAGCATATTGACGTGGTCCACATTGACCctggaggaagaagatggaggGCTTGCACTATGTGCAGAATCCACAGATGGTTCAGAATATACTGAAATTAATTTCCCAGTTCGGCTATTCCAAACATGTATTGTCCCATCACAAGACGCAACTCTTCCACTAGATGACAAGACACAAATATCGTTCACAACCTAAGAGCCACAAAAGCAGTTAGAGACATGTGCATGACCATAAGTATCCAAAAGCAGAACCAAACTCGGATCTGAAATATGTGCATGACCATAGTTCCACGGCAATTATCAATGTGATTACGAGGAATCACATAGTTTGGAAGGTTTCAATTTAAGCACATGAGAATAGTTTCAAcagaaaaaggcaaaaaagaaaacaaaaagagaaaaagtaaTGCGGAATAGGATAAACAAACCTCCTCATGGCCATAGTATCCGGATACACAATTAATTCTAGTCAGCTCCCATTTCTGAACAGTTCCTTTGAACCCTGCACCAATCCCTGCAGTAAAAACCGTACATTCATCTGGACAGACGGCTAAATACCGTAGGGCCCCAGGATGCGCACGGACTGAGTATATGACAGATGCTCTGATCTTCCATGGATGTTCATCTTTCACACCCCCAGCACGCCCAAGAAAATCAGGCCCATCCCAGCTAGCAGCTGGACTAGGGAACCAAAACCAGGgctcaaattttaaatttgatgttgcTGCATGCATTTCAGCTGGACTCTGATGCATTTCAAATAACCGTTTTTGAGGcatcaagttttttttggCACTTCTAGACCCTTGTGATTGCGGAATTGACCATCCAACCCCATTGAGCAACAGCTTAGCAGGACTGTATTCAGAAGTTGAGCCCTTTCTGAATGCATTTCTTTTACTGAGTACAGTGTCTGAACCACTTCGAGACAATTCTCCTGTGTGTTCCCACTGAATCAAGACAGGTTCAGAATATGAAGTGCAAAAGGTGTGGGTATTGTATTGGTTGTCCATATATCTTATCCGTGTCTGTGTGTGTATTTATGCATGttgagagggagggagggaatACACGTGAAAGAAAAACCCTCATATTAATGAAAtggttaaaagaaaaatgattgtGTACCTTCCAGTTATGATACTGTAGGAGATATTGCTCAAGTAATAACCATGTTGCACAACACTGACGAAGCTTCTCTATGCCAAGAAGGGATGCAAAAGAAGGATACAAAAGCAACCTGCCAACAGCTACCAAATTCAACACATATTTGAGGAGGAATAGAACATGTGCAAAAATTATATTCCAGTGTAATCTAGTAATTAAGCAGATTAAATGAACTGAGAAAAGCACTTACACAAGGTCCATACGACTTTCAATCAGAGCCCCATCATTTTTTGGCTTTGAACCCTTCAACCTTCTGCCAAAGGAAGTAGAAGCATTGGCAGTTTTTGGTGAGAACGCAAGCTCATCAAATAGCTCTTTAAGTTGTGGCAAAACATGCAATGCTGTCAAATCCGGTCCTATCCGCTGACAAAATGCCATTAGGGTTGTAGCAGCAACCTGGACAAGAGAGGCATTATAGCATTATGGGAAATTACAAAACACTGGCTAGTATGTGAGATGCTTGAATGGGAACTTTTGGGGTAGGATGGAGGTAGAAGGTATGACACAGGTAGGATATAGAAAAATGCAGCCTTTGCATCTGGGGGACACTCATTggacttttaaaatatatgcATGTGCATGCAGGAACATCACCTGAAGCACTCTATATTCTAAACTTGTCTGCATAAGAACCAGAACATGCAGGCAACTTTTATCCTGCAAAATATAAACATTCTATTATTTCCAAGAACACTcagttttcaaattaaattaataagaaTCAAATCCCATACTTCAATTAGCTCCTTTGCAACCACCTCCCTTGGCAAGAATGCAACTAGGCCATCTATTGTcattaaacaatcaataagtGCGAAAGCACTCCAGCTGTGGACAGGCTCAGGTTTATTCATACGTGAAATGTCAATGCAGGAATGAAATACATGTTTTAGCAATGGTAGCATCTGTCTGACGATGAAGCTCTCTCCCAATAGACCACCTGGAAATTGAAAACTTAAAACGCTTACAAGAAGAACGTGCCAATTCAAGGAAACATTATTTCACAATTCATTGAACAAGAATACCAATTCGAACCAGCACATCAATTCCATCACTACTGAGACCTTTCCCAAAGCATTGAATCAGAGGCAAGATTGTCTGGGGCAAGAATGATAGTTAGCGTGATAATCCCagtgaaaaaaattacacTTCTATGAGTGTTTGAATGTCTTTGTCTAAGACAGCtttgcataatttttattttattaaatcaCAAAAGCAAGAGTTTTGGGGTCGGTTTAACCTGATGAGTGGTAATAGGTATACCAAGCTCTTCACTTGAGCCAATCAGCAGCACGGAAGCGGCAGCTGCTGAACTCTTATGTGCAGCAGCATACAAGTTCAAAATCACAAGAGGATGTACAGTTTCTAGATATGCTTGTTTGCCAGTTTGATTCCATATCTCTTGAACAAAAGAGTCTTGTAGAATAGAAACCTTTAGGTGTGAATAACCTGTAGTCTGAAACACAGACATCTATAAGAAAGAGGTTCCAAAGAAAGTTCcacacaaaaatgaaaaaataaagctcAAAACTAGCCTGTAAAATCCTCTGGATGGCGGGCAAGACTATTCGTTTCACTGCTTTAGGTGTcaaatttttgataaattcttTCAGTAATGTATAGGCCCATTCAGCTTCAGTATCTGATAAAGGAGTAACCAAAAGCGATAAGCAATAAGGAGCACACATTTCAGCAGAAAATGTTCCCATTGCCTTCAGGACTCCTTGCTTTGCAAAATTCGCAGCATAATGAAGGCAGGATCCACCTTTAGCCAGAAGCTGAAGGGGGGCAAGAAACAAGTAGGATGCCTTGACTGTGGTAGGAAAATAAGGTGATTCCAAAAGACACTTAGCCGATGGTCTCCTAATTTTTGTTacccagagagagagagaaagagagagaatgagagtgagagagggCAAGGGAAAATAAGAATATCTCATTGTATTCACAACCTGGAATAACATATAGTATCGAAATTAAAAATGAGAATAAGTAATACCTCATGCAATCCTTTTGAATGCAGGCTTCGACAAGTAATCTGGTGTGAGGAGGAAGTTCATGTATCAGTCCAGGTAATAAACCACTGTCCAAGTACACGGCCAACGAGGTTGGATCAAAAAGTGGCTTCCTCAAATGAAGTTCTGCTAAGAGACAACCAACAGAAAATATGTCCCTTGCAATTTCTTCAGAAAATGTCTTTGAACATGATGATTTCTGTCTCCAAAGCAATAGCTCTTGATATCCACTGGAACCTTCATCCAACACCTCAACATGCTCAAGAAGATAATTTGTATCAATATGTCGCAACCACTGGTTTTTCTTGGTGTCAGATAGAGTTACACTTTTCTTAACATACTCGCCCGATGACTCTTCTACAGGAGCAATGTCCTTCACGGAGTCTAGATGGTAGCCATAGAGGGCACTCAAATGCATAGCATGTTCACAAAAGGCAGATGCATCTTCTAAATCTTGCAAGTAAGCAGTTTCAAACAGGACAGAACTCTCACCACttaattcattcattttcCCTTGATACAAAGCTGACCCGTTGGTGCTATCACATGGTTTCGGTATTGCACCTCGACGCATAGGGTGAGGTTGAGTAAAAAGCTGACGGCGTCCCGTTGATCTTGGCATCATGGGCTCTGATGAAGGAAGCATTACATTCTTTGCAGCAACAGCTGCCTGACCTAACATCTTGTAACCAAAGGTGATATCAATCCAATGATGGAGTTGGCGTGAAACCCGGTCGCTTTCTAAAGCATCACGATGCAATTTAATGAATTCCTCAGGACCACATGCCCATGAAGGTACAGCCAAGTCAGTCATACCAGCATGAAGTGAATGAAAAATTTGGGGATCGCAGTAAAACTCTGGAATGCACTCATCAGGGGTCCATTGATAGAGTCTTTGCATGGTAGAAGGATATTCATTAGGTTCATAGACTGAGCGAACAGCCATACGTAGGACACTCAAAGGTAACCTCCTTGCTTTATAACTGCAGACAGCCAATTCAGAAAGACATTCATCAGATACATGATGTGGGAACTCTGATGTTGAATAGGTGAAGTCCAACTGTTCATCACCTTTAGCCAACCTCCATTTACTCTTGTTTAGATCCCGCCACCCTGCATCTGAATTCTCATCAGGCTTCATGCTAAAATCTATTACCCATGGCATCACTGTATGAAATGTGTGGTCACCCCACCTTCGCCCAGCTAATCTATTCAAGATGAGCAGATACTC
The window above is part of the Prunus dulcis chromosome 1, ALMONDv2, whole genome shotgun sequence genome. Proteins encoded here:
- the LOC117615318 gene encoding protein GFS12-like; the protein is MAHEMCFDCLHRRIQSDFSEKLVFVYGLSDSAFPFGSTAVVQLWNSSGQTASAPQFLLSYLPSHEQDCLTKYVNEYIGDNAEGCSDSVIANTITSSEVIRDEEEVSSDVNNDQKPKLDSLSNGGTKTFLQSSTCNHSSRFSCSRVISGLAPITHVGICSDSIFEELASEFLSRSLEDHILNSLSLLIEGKASGRDSVNFLNLLGVPSFDENQFPGSLRHPNIAPVLGMVKASMYIDIVLPKTPHTLENILHYSPDALKSDWHIRFLIYQLLSALAYIHGLGVSHGNICPSSVMLTESCWSWLCICDKPGVGFNPSSRGNRCTTIIPEKVGCSISGCPSQGLYADLKLSPSIDWHRDFNQWWRGEISNFEYLLILNRLAGRRWGDHTFHTVMPWVIDFSMKPDENSDAGWRDLNKSKWRLAKGDEQLDFTYSTSEFPHHVSDECLSELAVCSYKARRLPLSVLRMAVRSVYEPNEYPSTMQRLYQWTPDECIPEFYCDPQIFHSLHAGMTDLAVPSWACGPEEFIKLHRDALESDRVSRQLHHWIDITFGYKMLGQAAVAAKNVMLPSSEPMMPRSTGRRQLFTQPHPMRRGAIPKPCDSTNGSALYQGKMNELSGESSVLFETAYLQDLEDASAFCEHAMHLSALYGYHLDSVKDIAPVEESSGEYVKKSVTLSDTKKNQWLRHIDTNYLLEHVEVLDEGSSGYQELLLWRQKSSCSKTFSEEIARDIFSVGCLLAELHLRKPLFDPTSLAVYLDSGLLPGLIHELPPHTRLLVEACIQKDCMRRPSAKCLLESPYFPTTVKASYLFLAPLQLLAKGGSCLHYAANFAKQGVLKAMGTFSAEMCAPYCLSLLVTPLSDTEAEWAYTLLKEFIKNLTPKAVKRIVLPAIQRILQTTGYSHLKVSILQDSFVQEIWNQTGKQAYLETVHPLVILNLYAAAHKSSAAAASVLLIGSSEELGIPITTHQTILPLIQCFGKGLSSDGIDVLVRIGGLLGESFIVRQMLPLLKHVFHSCIDISRMNKPEPVHSWSAFALIDCLMTIDGLVAFLPREVVAKELIEDKSCLHVLVLMQTSLEYRVLQVAATTLMAFCQRIGPDLTALHVLPQLKELFDELAFSPKTANASTSFGRRLKGSKPKNDGALIESRMDLVLLLYPSFASLLGIEKLRQCCATWLLLEQYLLQYHNWKWEHTGELSRSGSDTVLSKRNAFRKGSTSEYSPAKLLLNGVGWSIPQSQGSRSAKKNLMPQKRLFEMHQSPAEMHAATSNLKFEPWFWFPSPAASWDGPDFLGRAGGVKDEHPWKIRASVIYSVRAHPGALRYLAVCPDECTVFTAGIGAGFKGTVQKWELTRINCVSGYYGHEEVVNDICVLSSSGRVASCDGTIHVWNSRTGKLISVYSEPSVDSAHSASPPSSSSRVNVDHVNMLNSNTLSGGILTGAFDGSLYTCMHQTEFGEKLVVGTGNGSLRFIDVVRGQKLHLWRGDSTESGYPSLVSTICSCGSDKMQPDGASSPSWIAAGLSSGHCRLFDARSGNVIASWKAHDGYVTKLAAPEDHLLVSSSLDRTLRIWDLRRNWPSQPTILKGHTDGISSFSVWGQDIISIARNKIGLSSLSKSGDEDGQQAVTCQKLYMADHGARNFSVLSSISILPFSRLFLVGTEDGYLRICC